From Enterococcus wangshanyuanii, the proteins below share one genomic window:
- a CDS encoding GNAT family N-acetyltransferase, which translates to MDYHVKEFSNLTTKEFFDIAKLRTAVFVVEQNCPYQEIDDVDEYAIHTWLQEEQAIVGYIRIIDNGETVSFGRVLINPNYRKQGLGNLLLEKTLNVISEKYPDRPIIIGAQAHLTDFYGRFGFKEISEVYLEDDIPHVKMRK; encoded by the coding sequence ATGGACTATCATGTAAAAGAATTTTCGAATCTAACCACAAAGGAGTTTTTTGATATTGCTAAGTTGCGGACAGCCGTTTTTGTAGTCGAACAGAATTGTCCATATCAAGAGATCGATGATGTTGATGAGTATGCGATACATACGTGGTTGCAGGAAGAGCAGGCTATTGTAGGCTATATCCGAATCATCGATAATGGTGAAACAGTGTCTTTTGGCAGAGTGCTGATCAATCCTAATTATCGAAAGCAAGGGTTAGGGAATCTTCTTTTAGAAAAAACGCTGAATGTGATTTCAGAAAAATATCCGGATAGGCCAATCATTATTGGGGCTCAGGCGCATCTGACCGATTTTTACGGTAGGTTTGGCTTTAAAGAAATTTCAGAGGTTTATTTGGAAGATGATATTCCTCATGT
- a CDS encoding sulfite exporter TauE/SafE family protein has product MLVGIIYFLVIIFANTVGAISGMGGGVIIKPVLDALHFHPLAAISFYSSVAVFTMSIVSTLRQLKNGLTLRVQIALLVSLGSVIGGIAGNSSFEFLLKWFSDEKYVQLIQIVLTIMTLMFAFTYTKFGKERTLHLTAPFWYVTVGVFLGFISTLLGIGGGPINVALLMLCFGIAIKEATVYSIITIFFSQAAKLMTIAQGNGFGRFDLSLLLYVVPAAIIGGFVGALISGKVSSERVTQIYQVVILLVLLLNIWNGIRLFF; this is encoded by the coding sequence TTGCTTGTAGGGATAATTTATTTCCTTGTGATTATATTCGCGAATACAGTTGGAGCTATTTCTGGCATGGGTGGCGGTGTGATCATCAAGCCGGTGTTAGATGCCCTTCATTTTCACCCGTTAGCGGCGATCTCATTTTATTCTAGTGTAGCAGTCTTCACCATGTCGATCGTTTCGACATTAAGGCAGCTAAAAAATGGATTGACGTTACGCGTTCAGATCGCGTTACTTGTTTCTTTGGGATCAGTTATTGGCGGTATTGCTGGAAATAGCAGCTTCGAATTTTTGCTTAAGTGGTTCTCGGATGAGAAATATGTACAGCTGATCCAGATTGTTTTAACGATCATGACATTGATGTTTGCCTTTACTTACACCAAATTTGGTAAAGAACGGACGCTACATTTAACTGCCCCTTTTTGGTATGTGACAGTTGGAGTATTTTTAGGATTTATTTCTACTTTACTAGGTATTGGCGGTGGACCAATCAATGTTGCTCTGTTGATGCTATGCTTTGGTATTGCAATTAAGGAAGCGACTGTTTATTCGATCATCACGATTTTCTTTTCACAAGCAGCGAAGCTAATGACGATCGCGCAAGGAAATGGTTTCGGACGTTTTGATTTGAGTTTGTTGCTTTATGTGGTTCCAGCAGCGATCATTGGCGGGTTTGTAGGAGCCTTGATCAGTGGAAAAGTATCCTCTGAACGAGTCACACAGATTTATCAAGTAGTGATTCTACTTGTGTTGCTGCTAAATATATGGAATGGGATTCGTTTATTTTTTTAA
- the treR gene encoding trehalose operon repressor: MNKFHDIFLELEKGILEGDYPPGTLLPSENQLVERYSVSRETIRKALNLLINAGYIQKKQGKGSIVLNVRKFDFPISGVISYKELQKAQQIHSVTKVVELKEEKVDDSLARLTGWKKDAAVWRLVRQREIDGEVVIIDIDYLLKEIIAELPEERAADSIYDYFENDLGLEISYAQKEITVEAVTENDQRLMDLNEDTYIVVVRSVVSLEDTRCFEYTESRHRLDKFKFVDFARRRKA, encoded by the coding sequence GTGAACAAATTTCATGATATATTTTTAGAATTGGAAAAAGGAATTTTAGAGGGTGATTATCCGCCGGGAACATTATTACCGAGTGAAAATCAGCTGGTTGAACGCTATTCTGTTTCGAGAGAGACGATTCGTAAAGCGTTGAATCTCTTGATCAATGCGGGATACATCCAAAAGAAACAGGGCAAAGGCTCTATCGTATTGAATGTAAGAAAGTTTGATTTTCCGATTTCTGGGGTAATCAGCTATAAAGAGCTGCAAAAAGCTCAACAAATACATAGTGTGACAAAAGTAGTCGAATTGAAAGAAGAAAAAGTGGACGATTCTTTAGCACGCTTAACGGGCTGGAAAAAAGATGCAGCTGTCTGGCGCTTGGTACGGCAGCGGGAAATCGACGGAGAAGTTGTGATCATTGATATTGATTACCTTTTAAAAGAAATCATTGCAGAGCTTCCGGAAGAACGAGCGGCAGATTCGATTTATGATTATTTTGAAAATGATTTAGGCTTAGAGATTAGTTATGCTCAAAAAGAAATCACAGTTGAAGCCGTGACAGAAAATGATCAGCGTTTGATGGACTTAAATGAGGATACTTACATTGTTGTCGTCCGCAGTGTGGTCAGTTTAGAGGATACTCGTTGTTTTGAGTACACTGAATCTAGACACAGATTAGATAAGTTTAAGTTTGTTGATTTTGCTAGACGAAGAAAAGCTTAA